The Niastella koreensis GR20-10 genome includes a window with the following:
- the pnp gene encoding polyribonucleotide nucleotidyltransferase yields MLSQPISVTFDIGGGREVSIETGRLARQADGAVTVRQGNCIILATVVANKEPKEGQSFFPLVVDYNEKFASAGRIPGSFFKREGRLSDYEVLISRLIDRALRPLFPEDYLCDVQVLITLISSDKEVMPDALACLAASAALAVSDVPIKEIISEVRIARIEGQFIVNPSRTELAKADMDFIIGATEKNLMMVEGEGDECAEEDLVKALEIAHEAIRQQIKAQQELRDKVGIAGKRDYTKPEQNTELQQKVADFAKEKIYQISRSASAKHARSEAYDTLKDELIASLGEEAEDSVKKQAKKYYDDLQWEVVRNMILDDRIRLDGRQLDQVRPLNMEIDILPSPHGSALFTRGETQSLTTVTLGTPLDELLVESAAVSDYTKFILHYNFPPFSTGEVKMMRAPGRREVGHGNLAMRSLKKMMPGNEYPYTVRIVSDILESNGSSSMATVCAGSLALMDAGVPFPKHVSGVAMGLITRGTDGKYAILTDILGDEDHLGDMDFKVTGTRDGICGVQMDIKIDGLAMSTMREALEQARKGRLHILDAMYECTAEARSEVKPHAPRMEKLFIDKEFIGAVIGPQGKIIQEIQRETGATINIEEVGNYGEVSIFSPAKEGLDKAVAWIKGIVAVPEVGSVYEATVKGIKEFGAFVEFLPGKQGLLHISEISWKRLETMEGVLKEGDVVKVKLIGIDHKTGKFKLSRKILMPKPEGKRPENPA; encoded by the coding sequence ATGCTCTCTCAACCAATTAGCGTTACTTTTGATATAGGGGGCGGACGCGAGGTTTCTATTGAAACCGGCCGCCTGGCCCGTCAGGCCGACGGCGCCGTTACAGTTCGCCAGGGCAATTGTATCATATTGGCTACTGTTGTTGCCAATAAAGAGCCCAAAGAAGGACAAAGCTTCTTCCCACTGGTAGTAGATTACAACGAAAAATTTGCATCTGCAGGCCGTATTCCCGGTTCTTTCTTCAAACGTGAAGGCAGACTGAGCGATTACGAAGTACTCATTAGCCGATTAATAGACCGGGCATTACGCCCATTGTTTCCTGAAGATTATTTATGTGATGTTCAGGTGCTTATAACGCTTATTTCAAGCGATAAAGAAGTTATGCCCGATGCACTGGCGTGTTTGGCCGCTTCTGCAGCACTGGCTGTTTCGGACGTTCCTATTAAAGAAATTATTTCCGAAGTGCGAATTGCCCGCATTGAAGGACAATTTATCGTAAACCCCAGCCGTACCGAACTGGCTAAAGCCGATATGGACTTCATCATTGGCGCTACTGAAAAGAACCTTATGATGGTGGAAGGGGAAGGCGATGAGTGTGCTGAAGAAGACCTGGTAAAAGCCCTGGAAATAGCCCATGAAGCCATTCGCCAGCAAATTAAAGCGCAGCAGGAACTGCGTGATAAAGTAGGCATTGCCGGTAAACGTGATTATACCAAACCTGAGCAAAATACCGAGCTGCAACAAAAGGTGGCCGACTTTGCAAAGGAAAAGATTTACCAGATCTCCCGCTCTGCTTCTGCCAAACATGCCAGAAGTGAAGCTTACGATACATTGAAAGATGAATTGATCGCCAGCCTGGGTGAAGAAGCTGAGGATTCAGTGAAGAAACAGGCTAAAAAATATTACGACGACCTGCAATGGGAAGTGGTACGTAATATGATCCTCGACGACCGGATCCGCCTCGATGGCCGCCAGCTCGATCAGGTTCGTCCATTGAACATGGAGATCGACATTCTGCCTTCTCCCCACGGTTCAGCATTGTTTACACGCGGTGAAACTCAGTCACTTACAACTGTTACTTTAGGTACGCCTTTAGATGAGTTGCTGGTTGAAAGCGCCGCGGTATCTGATTATACCAAATTCATTTTACACTACAACTTCCCGCCATTCTCGACCGGTGAAGTAAAGATGATGCGCGCTCCCGGCCGTCGCGAAGTTGGTCACGGTAACCTGGCCATGCGTTCGCTGAAAAAAATGATGCCGGGCAATGAATATCCTTACACCGTTCGTATTGTAAGTGATATCCTGGAATCGAATGGTTCTTCCTCCATGGCTACCGTATGCGCCGGTTCATTGGCGTTGATGGATGCCGGTGTGCCTTTTCCTAAACACGTAAGTGGTGTGGCTATGGGTTTAATTACCCGCGGCACTGATGGAAAATACGCCATTCTTACCGACATCCTCGGTGATGAAGATCACCTGGGTGATATGGACTTTAAAGTAACCGGTACCCGCGATGGTATTTGCGGTGTACAAATGGATATCAAGATCGACGGTTTGGCCATGAGCACCATGCGCGAAGCGCTGGAGCAGGCCCGCAAAGGCCGTTTGCACATCCTCGATGCGATGTATGAATGTACAGCCGAAGCCCGTTCTGAGGTGAAACCACATGCACCGAGAATGGAAAAACTGTTCATCGACAAAGAGTTCATTGGTGCGGTGATCGGGCCCCAGGGTAAGATCATTCAGGAAATTCAACGCGAAACCGGAGCTACCATCAACATTGAAGAAGTTGGCAACTACGGTGAAGTAAGCATTTTCAGCCCTGCCAAAGAAGGTCTGGATAAAGCCGTTGCCTGGATCAAGGGTATCGTTGCTGTACCTGAAGTAGGTTCAGTATACGAAGCCACGGTAAAAGGCATTAAAGAATTCGGCGCATTCGTTGAATTCCTGCCTGGCAAACAAGGTTTGCTGCACATCAGCGAAATCAGCTGGAAGCGTTTGGAAACGATGGAAGGGGTGCTGAAAGAAGGTGATGTGGTGAAAGTAAAACTGATCGGTATTGACCACAAAACCGGTAAGTTCAAACTAAGCCGCAAGATCCTGATGCCTAAACCCGAGGGCAAAAGACCGGAAAACCCAGCTTAG
- the rpsO gene encoding 30S ribosomal protein S15: MPYLTNEKVSSIFAQFGGNAKNTGSTEGQIALLTERINSISLHLQQNKKDFSTHRGLMQLVGQRKRLLTYLSKHNLQGYRALIEKLGIRK; encoded by the coding sequence ATGCCTTATTTAACAAACGAGAAAGTTTCTAGCATTTTTGCACAATTCGGTGGCAATGCAAAAAACACAGGTTCTACTGAGGGACAAATTGCACTGTTGACAGAACGTATCAACAGCATTTCTTTACACCTTCAACAAAATAAGAAGGATTTCTCTACTCACCGTGGCTTGATGCAACTGGTGGGTCAGCGTAAACGCCTGCTTACGTACCTGAGCAAACACAACCTGCAAGGTTACCGCGCTTTAATTGAAAAACTTGGTATCAGAAAATAA
- a CDS encoding glycosyltransferase, with translation MKRLIFAVTNDLNYDQRMIRICTSLAEAGYAVTLIGRRFTGSPALVTRPFKQKRLFCFFRTGKLSYLEYNLRLFLCLLFIKADGVCAIDLDTILPFYFISKLKGIPRVYDAHELFCEMKEVVTRPRIYKVWKWVERYAVPKFKHGYTVNKPIADEFKMMYRTEYEVIRNVPVWEPLEIPDKPEKFILFQGAVNEGRSFETLIPAMQYVNAPFVICGNGNFMIQAEFLASEYDTNHRIEFKGRILPAELKELTKKAWIGVTLFENNGLSNYYSLANRFFDYIHAGIPQLCVDYPAYREINNKYNIAVLTSDLRSEALAERLNELLNNKNLYYQLQQNCLQAREAINWQQEEKKLLAFYKNIL, from the coding sequence ATGAAACGACTCATATTCGCAGTTACAAACGATCTTAATTACGACCAGCGGATGATACGCATTTGCACCTCCCTGGCCGAAGCCGGCTATGCCGTAACGCTCATAGGCAGGCGATTCACCGGCTCCCCTGCCCTTGTTACCCGCCCGTTTAAGCAAAAACGGTTGTTCTGTTTTTTTCGCACCGGCAAATTAAGCTACCTCGAATATAACCTGCGGTTATTTCTTTGTTTATTATTTATAAAAGCCGACGGCGTATGCGCCATCGACCTCGATACCATTCTCCCCTTTTATTTTATTTCAAAACTAAAAGGCATTCCCCGTGTTTATGATGCCCATGAATTGTTTTGTGAAATGAAGGAAGTGGTTACCCGCCCCCGCATTTATAAGGTCTGGAAATGGGTGGAACGATATGCCGTACCCAAATTCAAACACGGGTATACGGTAAATAAGCCTATTGCCGATGAGTTTAAAATGATGTACCGGACAGAATATGAGGTGATCCGCAATGTACCGGTTTGGGAACCGCTTGAGATACCCGATAAACCCGAAAAATTTATCTTATTTCAGGGAGCAGTAAATGAAGGCCGCAGCTTTGAGACGCTTATCCCGGCCATGCAATACGTAAATGCACCTTTCGTCATTTGCGGGAATGGTAATTTTATGATCCAGGCAGAATTCCTGGCATCGGAGTATGATACAAACCACCGTATAGAGTTTAAAGGACGCATATTACCGGCTGAACTGAAAGAACTCACAAAAAAAGCCTGGATCGGGGTAACCTTATTCGAAAATAACGGCTTAAGCAATTATTATTCGCTCGCCAATCGCTTCTTCGACTATATACATGCCGGCATTCCGCAATTGTGTGTGGATTATCCGGCTTACAGAGAAATAAACAATAAGTACAATATAGCTGTTCTTACTAGTGACCTGCGGTCGGAAGCACTGGCCGAACGGTTGAATGAACTATTGAATAACAAAAATTTATATTACCAATTGCAACAAAATTGTTTACAGGCACGCGAAGCCATAAACTGGCAACAGGAAGAAAAAAAGTTATTAGCGTTCTATAAAAACATTCTCTAG
- a CDS encoding glycosyltransferase family 4 protein — MEKHLHIISFDVPYPVDHGGYFDLFYKLVALHQQGIRIHLHCFEHKRAQQAELEQYCAEVQYYPRQCGHKGFSHKLPYIVASRTNATLDERLLKDSHPILLEGVHCTYLLHDERFNNRKMILRLHNVEYKYYKQLFRNSHSLFRKMYYLNESRLLKHYEETIANKGLILAVNDQDTNTYRKEFGARQVATLPVFLPFSEISAPEGVGCFCLYHGNLSVNENEEAAIWLIKKVFNDLRIPLVVAGKDPSPRLQRIANKYGNACVVADPSEQEMQDMIAKAQINIIPSFNVTGIKLKLLNALFNGRHCLVNEATVQSTGLESACHIGTNATAFKSQIVQLYRQPFAEEEIRLRKQLLLSTFDNKRNAQRLIQWIF; from the coding sequence GTGGAAAAACACTTACATATTATTTCTTTCGACGTACCCTACCCGGTTGATCATGGCGGCTATTTTGATTTATTCTACAAACTGGTAGCACTGCATCAACAGGGCATCCGGATCCATTTACATTGTTTTGAACACAAACGGGCACAACAGGCCGAACTGGAGCAATATTGTGCCGAAGTACAGTACTATCCGCGCCAGTGCGGTCATAAAGGTTTCTCGCATAAATTGCCTTATATAGTGGCGTCCCGCACCAATGCCACACTCGACGAACGGTTGCTGAAAGACAGCCATCCCATCTTACTGGAAGGCGTACACTGCACCTACCTGTTACACGATGAGCGGTTCAATAACCGCAAAATGATTCTGCGGCTGCATAACGTGGAATATAAATACTACAAACAGTTATTCCGTAACAGCCATTCCCTGTTTCGTAAAATGTATTACCTGAACGAAAGCAGGCTGTTGAAACATTACGAAGAAACCATTGCCAATAAAGGTTTGATCCTGGCAGTAAATGATCAGGATACCAATACCTACCGCAAAGAGTTTGGTGCGCGCCAGGTAGCTACCCTACCCGTGTTCCTGCCCTTTTCCGAGATCTCAGCCCCTGAAGGCGTAGGTTGTTTTTGTTTGTATCATGGAAACCTGTCGGTAAACGAAAACGAAGAAGCGGCCATCTGGTTAATAAAGAAAGTATTTAACGATCTGCGCATACCATTGGTGGTTGCAGGAAAAGACCCTTCGCCCCGCCTGCAGCGTATTGCCAATAAATACGGGAACGCCTGTGTGGTAGCCGATCCTTCCGAGCAGGAAATGCAGGACATGATCGCGAAGGCGCAGATAAACATCATCCCCTCCTTTAATGTTACGGGTATAAAGCTAAAGTTGTTGAACGCATTGTTCAATGGCCGCCATTGCCTGGTAAATGAAGCTACGGTGCAAAGCACGGGGTTGGAATCGGCCTGTCATATAGGAACGAATGCCACCGCATTCAAAAGCCAGATCGTACAACTGTACCGGCAACCGTTTGCAGAAGAAGAGATCCGTTTGCGGAAACAATTACTGCTTTCCACATTCGATAACAAACGGAACGCCCAGCGTCTTATTCAATGGATATTTTAG
- a CDS encoding cell division ATP-binding protein FtsE: MQENIIDLQHVNIYQGNNLVLQDVNFRVQKGEFVYLVGKTGTGKSSLLKTMYGDLRLKEGDGTVVGFNLRDMDWKKVPFLRRNLGVVFQDFQLLTDRNVNDNLRFVLRATGWKDEKLMDEKILDVLDKVGLKAKGFKMPFELSGGEQQRIDIARALLNSPKLILADEPTGNLDPETSDEIMQLLFHISRDYGTAIVMATHDYIVINKYPARTVRTERGRVIDNAKISIE; this comes from the coding sequence ATGCAGGAGAATATCATCGACCTACAGCACGTAAATATCTATCAGGGAAATAACCTGGTTTTACAGGATGTGAATTTCCGGGTTCAAAAAGGAGAATTCGTGTACCTGGTTGGGAAGACCGGCACCGGCAAATCGAGCCTGTTAAAAACCATGTATGGCGATCTTCGCCTTAAAGAAGGGGATGGCACCGTAGTGGGTTTTAACCTGCGGGATATGGACTGGAAAAAAGTACCATTCCTGCGTCGTAACCTGGGGGTGGTTTTCCAGGATTTTCAATTGCTTACCGATCGTAATGTAAACGATAACCTGCGTTTTGTGCTGCGGGCCACCGGCTGGAAGGACGAAAAGCTGATGGATGAAAAGATCCTCGATGTGCTGGACAAAGTGGGCCTGAAAGCCAAAGGTTTTAAAATGCCTTTTGAGCTAAGCGGTGGCGAACAGCAACGTATTGACATTGCACGCGCCCTGCTCAATTCGCCCAAACTCATCCTGGCCGATGAGCCCACAGGTAACCTCGATCCCGAAACTTCCGATGAGATCATGCAGCTGCTGTTCCATATCAGCCGCGATTATGGTACCGCTATTGTAATGGCTACCCACGATTATATCGTGATCAATAAATACCCAGCCCGTACGGTACGTACCGAAAGGGGCCGGGTTATAGACAACGCTAAAATATCCATTGAATAA
- a CDS encoding TonB-dependent receptor yields the protein MRRTYILALLAFIINQATAQTINLAAPTVNRTETPEDKETGIVKGTIQTTDNQPAVYVTVTLKDANRSTFTDESGNYALKNIKPGQYILKVTMTGMQTKEETIIIKANETTVTNFTLAENHKELEEIVVIQHKTLNDHPVSVGKIALDPMDLPQALSVIGQGVIREQQALKLSDVIRNVNGVYLTTTRGNVQESFGARGYSLGSTNLFKNGFRINSGVVPEMSSLEKVEVMKGSTAILYGQVAPGGVVNMVTKQPKFNFGGEISMGVGSYDLYKPAFDIYGPISKSIAYRVNGTYVKANSFRDQVSSERYYVNPSLLFKLGKRTQIIAEGDYLNDNFTPDFGIGTLDGKKIPNVSRSSFYGTPWQYNKTKQTTTTLTVKHQLSDNWNLNTSFSYQDYKRDYFAVERIQADATGKWGRPLGRINTNEKFYAGQVNLVGKFNTASLEHNLLAGVDADRTVTTDYNYTFPAMNGFVSGIYDTINILDNLKYSPRTDVPLVNTIRKRVAPINRMGVYVQDLIKLSDKFNILAGIRFAYVETRGIDSFNLLNDTKVTGATRYDHAFSPRFGLVYKPVNNTAVFVSYSNSFTNNTGSDIDGKALKPSIIDQYEVGVKNNFLNDRLSANVTLYRIKNNNLAQTAPYLKDGTPNNNTNYKMMSGQTISDGVEVDLAASPVNGLNITAGYSYNYMRYTKTDTTVGSFKTGERLVNNPGHTANGSIFYTFGAGRLEGFKIGTTIVYLGDRYAGWNTDVTKTNPVTYRDRLISVNGYTTIDVSAGYTFRKKISVMAKVSNLTNTYNVNVHENYSVNPIPPTQFTATVSYKF from the coding sequence GTGAGAAGAACTTACATCCTTGCACTGCTGGCTTTTATAATAAACCAGGCCACTGCACAAACTATTAATTTGGCTGCTCCTACAGTCAACAGAACCGAAACTCCTGAAGATAAAGAAACCGGTATTGTAAAAGGTACCATTCAAACTACTGATAATCAACCCGCAGTTTATGTTACCGTTACCCTGAAGGATGCTAACCGCTCCACCTTTACCGACGAAAGCGGGAACTATGCGCTGAAAAATATCAAACCCGGTCAATACATCCTCAAGGTTACCATGACCGGCATGCAAACAAAGGAAGAAACCATAATTATTAAAGCCAACGAAACCACGGTAACCAACTTTACCCTGGCGGAAAATCATAAAGAACTGGAGGAAATTGTTGTAATTCAGCACAAAACCCTGAACGACCACCCGGTAAGCGTTGGCAAGATAGCCCTCGATCCCATGGATTTGCCCCAGGCACTGAGTGTTATTGGCCAGGGCGTTATTCGCGAACAACAGGCATTAAAGCTGAGCGATGTTATCCGGAACGTAAACGGCGTGTACCTCACCACCACCCGCGGTAATGTACAGGAAAGCTTTGGCGCCCGCGGTTACAGCCTGGGCAGCACCAATTTATTCAAGAACGGTTTCCGCATTAACTCTGGCGTAGTACCTGAAATGAGCTCGCTGGAAAAAGTAGAGGTAATGAAAGGAAGCACCGCCATCCTGTACGGACAGGTAGCACCCGGTGGTGTGGTGAATATGGTTACAAAACAACCGAAATTCAACTTTGGCGGTGAAATATCCATGGGTGTAGGCAGCTACGACCTGTACAAACCCGCTTTCGATATTTACGGCCCCATTTCAAAAAGCATCGCTTACCGTGTTAATGGCACTTATGTAAAGGCCAACAGCTTCCGCGACCAGGTAAGTTCTGAACGTTATTACGTAAACCCTTCCCTCCTGTTCAAACTGGGCAAACGCACCCAGATCATTGCCGAAGGCGATTACCTGAATGATAACTTTACTCCCGATTTTGGTATTGGTACGCTCGATGGTAAAAAGATCCCCAATGTGAGCCGCTCCAGCTTCTATGGCACACCGTGGCAGTACAATAAAACCAAACAGACCACCACCACCCTTACAGTAAAGCATCAGTTGAGCGATAACTGGAACCTCAATACTTCGTTTTCTTACCAGGATTATAAAAGAGATTACTTTGCAGTAGAACGCATCCAGGCCGATGCTACCGGTAAATGGGGCCGCCCGCTGGGCCGCATAAATACCAACGAGAAATTCTACGCAGGCCAGGTAAACCTGGTTGGCAAGTTCAATACCGCCTCACTGGAGCATAACCTGCTGGCCGGTGTAGATGCCGACCGCACCGTAACCACCGATTACAACTATACCTTCCCCGCCATGAATGGTTTTGTGTCTGGCATTTATGACACCATCAACATTCTTGACAATTTAAAATACAGTCCGCGTACAGATGTACCACTGGTAAACACCATCAGAAAAAGAGTAGCGCCCATCAACCGCATGGGGGTGTATGTACAGGACCTGATTAAACTGAGTGATAAATTTAATATACTGGCCGGCATCCGGTTTGCGTATGTTGAAACAAGAGGTATTGACTCCTTCAACCTGCTGAACGATACCAAAGTAACCGGCGCCACCCGGTACGATCATGCGTTCTCCCCCCGTTTTGGCCTGGTATACAAACCAGTAAACAACACGGCGGTTTTTGTAAGCTATTCCAATTCGTTCACCAACAATACCGGTAGCGATATAGATGGCAAAGCCTTAAAGCCTTCTATTATTGACCAGTATGAAGTGGGGGTAAAAAATAACTTCCTGAACGACCGGTTATCGGCTAACGTAACCCTCTACCGCATCAAGAACAACAACCTGGCGCAAACCGCCCCTTACCTGAAAGACGGCACGCCCAACAATAACACCAATTACAAAATGATGAGCGGTCAAACCATCAGCGATGGTGTGGAAGTAGACCTGGCCGCCTCCCCCGTCAATGGCTTGAACATCACTGCCGGTTACAGCTATAACTACATGCGTTATACTAAAACCGACACTACCGTGGGCAGCTTTAAAACCGGGGAACGGCTGGTAAACAACCCGGGCCATACCGCTAATGGAAGTATCTTTTACACATTTGGCGCAGGCCGCCTCGAAGGTTTTAAAATAGGCACCACCATCGTGTACCTCGGCGACCGCTATGCCGGCTGGAATACCGATGTAACAAAAACCAATCCCGTTACTTACCGCGACCGCCTGATCTCTGTAAACGGCTATACCACCATAGATGTGTCGGCCGGTTATACGTTCAGGAAAAAGATTTCGGTAATGGCCAAGGTCTCCAACCTCACCAATACCTACAACGTGAATGTGCATGAAAACTATAGCGTGAACCCCATACCACCTACACAGTTCACTGCCACAGTAAGTTATAAGTTTTAA
- a CDS encoding LysR family transcriptional regulator yields the protein MFDFRLKVFYTVARRLNFTKAAEELFITQPAVTKHIHEIETYYKTQLFERNGTRIKLTPAGAALLEHTEQLFTIYRNIEFDLAAMNEHAQGTIRIGASTTVAQYVLPKYLASFKQKFPDINIALTASNTEHIENALIANRIDFGIIEGQSKRPQLKYTTFLKDEMVLCTRTGNPAIKKQTVTLPALKELPLLMREQGSGSQEVIAAALKKAGVKVAQLNIEMVLESTESIKSYLGSSDSFAFLSVHSILKELKSNELTIIDIKELAIERYFYFVKQQGDNQPLPELFMKFIGSDNLKL from the coding sequence ATGTTTGACTTCCGACTAAAAGTGTTTTATACCGTTGCGCGCAGGTTAAATTTTACCAAAGCGGCGGAAGAATTGTTTATTACGCAGCCTGCCGTAACCAAACATATTCACGAAATTGAAACGTACTATAAGACCCAGTTGTTTGAGCGGAACGGCACCCGCATAAAGCTTACGCCGGCTGGGGCCGCTTTGCTTGAACACACGGAACAGCTTTTTACTATTTACCGCAATATTGAATTTGACCTGGCTGCCATGAACGAACATGCGCAGGGAACCATTCGCATAGGCGCCAGTACTACCGTGGCGCAATATGTATTGCCTAAATACCTGGCCTCATTCAAACAAAAGTTTCCTGACATAAACATTGCGTTAACTGCCAGCAATACCGAGCATATTGAGAATGCCCTTATTGCGAACAGGATTGATTTCGGCATTATAGAAGGGCAGTCGAAGCGGCCGCAGCTAAAATATACCACCTTTCTGAAAGATGAAATGGTGTTGTGTACACGCACGGGCAATCCCGCCATTAAAAAGCAAACTGTTACGCTGCCGGCACTGAAGGAATTGCCATTACTGATGCGTGAACAGGGCTCCGGTTCGCAGGAAGTAATTGCTGCTGCGTTAAAGAAAGCAGGGGTTAAGGTTGCTCAATTAAACATCGAGATGGTGTTGGAAAGTACGGAAAGCATAAAATCTTACCTGGGCAGTTCAGATAGTTTTGCGTTTTTATCGGTTCATTCTATCCTGAAAGAATTAAAAAGCAACGAGCTTACCATTATCGACATCAAAGAACTGGCCATTGAACGGTATTTTTACTTCGTAAAACAACAGGGCGATAACCAGCCCCTGCCAGAGTTGTTTATGAAATTCATTGGCTCTGATAACTTAAAGTTATAG
- a CDS encoding YeiH family protein, protein METDNVTPKSNKTFLDRSITTRELIFLLALVFCVSPLISPPVALLLGLVIAQFIGHPYLHLNHKATHMLLQASVVGLGFNMNVTTALQAGKSGLWLTVASIFGTLIIGTLIGRIFRINKKTAYLIAAGTAICGGSAIAAISPVIKAEEKQISVSLGTIFILNASALVLFPLVGHYLQLDQTRFGLWCALAIHDTSSVVGAASKYGNEALEIAATVKLVRALWIIPVAFFSTLIFRNKGARIKIPWFIGLFVAAICLNTYVPAIQYVSHTLVGISKGALTVTLFLIGCGLSGKTVTQVGWKPVLQGLILWLIVSVGTLAAIIYM, encoded by the coding sequence ATGGAAACAGACAATGTTACCCCAAAAAGCAACAAAACTTTCTTAGACAGAAGCATCACCACCCGGGAGCTGATCTTTTTACTGGCCCTGGTGTTTTGTGTATCCCCGTTAATTTCGCCGCCAGTGGCGTTGTTATTGGGTTTGGTAATCGCCCAGTTTATCGGCCACCCCTACCTGCATTTAAATCATAAAGCTACGCATATGCTGCTGCAGGCCTCCGTGGTGGGGCTGGGTTTTAATATGAATGTAACAACGGCCCTGCAGGCCGGGAAAAGCGGGCTGTGGCTTACTGTAGCGTCTATTTTTGGTACGCTGATCATTGGAACTCTCATTGGCCGGATCTTCCGGATCAATAAAAAAACGGCTTACCTGATCGCCGCCGGAACGGCCATCTGTGGCGGCAGCGCCATCGCTGCCATTTCACCAGTTATAAAAGCGGAGGAAAAGCAGATCAGCGTATCGTTGGGCACCATCTTTATTTTAAACGCCAGTGCATTGGTATTGTTTCCGCTGGTGGGGCATTATTTACAACTCGATCAAACCCGGTTTGGACTCTGGTGCGCCCTGGCCATCCACGATACCAGCTCTGTAGTGGGTGCGGCCAGTAAATATGGAAATGAAGCGTTGGAAATTGCCGCCACCGTAAAACTGGTGCGGGCATTATGGATCATACCTGTTGCGTTTTTCAGTACACTGATCTTTAGAAATAAAGGGGCCCGCATTAAGATCCCCTGGTTTATCGGATTGTTTGTAGCAGCCATTTGTTTGAACACGTATGTTCCCGCCATTCAGTATGTAAGCCATACCCTTGTTGGCATTTCAAAAGGGGCGCTTACGGTTACGCTCTTCCTCATTGGATGCGGGCTTTCGGGAAAAACGGTGACGCAGGTAGGTTGGAAACCTGTTTTACAGGGGCTCATACTGTGGCTGATCGTTTCTGTAGGAACGTTGGCGGCGATAATTTATATGTAA
- a CDS encoding ThuA domain-containing protein, producing the protein MKKTIAPAHMKFVLTALFLLSFTIVSLAKDKILVFSKTAGYHHKSIDAGIKAIQELGVKYHFEVDTTTDSTKFVVANLKQYKAIVFLSTTGDVLNEEQQKAFQQYIQAGGGFVGIHAATDTEYGWPWYGKLVGAYFVKHPKIQEAVLNINDSTNISTKQLPRPWKRTDEWYNFKDIQPDLHVLISIDESSYQGGTNGANHPMAWYHNFEGGRAFYTELGHTDESYADPLYLQHLWGGLQYAMGKVKMK; encoded by the coding sequence ATGAAGAAAACGATAGCACCTGCCCACATGAAATTTGTATTGACCGCGCTCTTTTTATTATCCTTCACCATTGTTTCCCTGGCAAAAGACAAGATCCTGGTATTTTCAAAAACGGCCGGTTATCACCACAAATCCATCGATGCAGGTATAAAAGCCATTCAGGAGTTAGGCGTAAAGTATCATTTTGAAGTAGATACCACTACCGATTCCACAAAGTTCGTGGTAGCCAACCTGAAGCAATATAAAGCTATTGTTTTCTTAAGCACCACAGGCGATGTATTGAATGAAGAGCAACAAAAAGCTTTTCAGCAATACATCCAGGCTGGCGGTGGATTCGTGGGCATTCATGCCGCCACCGATACCGAATATGGCTGGCCCTGGTATGGCAAACTGGTAGGGGCTTATTTTGTAAAGCATCCCAAGATCCAGGAAGCTGTGTTGAACATCAACGACAGCACCAACATTTCCACCAAACAATTACCCCGCCCCTGGAAACGCACCGACGAGTGGTATAATTTTAAGGACATTCAGCCCGATCTGCATGTGCTTATTTCCATCGATGAAAGTTCTTACCAGGGCGGCACCAATGGCGCCAACCATCCAATGGCCTGGTACCACAATTTTGAAGGTGGCCGCGCCTTTTACACCGAATTAGGCCATACCGATGAATCGTATGCCGATCCATTGTACCTGCAGCATTTATGGGGCGGTTTGCAGTATGCGATGGGTAAGGTTAAAATGAAATAG